A single genomic interval of Gemmatimonadaceae bacterium harbors:
- a CDS encoding AI-2E family transporter translates to MQFDPSAGSGDDGDALRSPRPSSRISIVLGSLVVIATLRLGRSLVLPVVVALLLTLTLSAPVRWLERKRVPGRLAAAVVVFGALAGGICATTLLASPAMEWILSAPATIVALEAKVRHITMPFDALQRSVDRMQLAAAPPAPDAPRTVQVATRGFFDQLSVDSLAAIPVALSVVFLTYFLLANEPLVRRKLAGLLPGGYELQRREHLLGEIELAASHFLATVAVINIGVGATTALALWAVGVPNPVLWGGIAGLLNFVPYVGPMVTVGLIAVAALAGVDPTARALLAPAAFVGVHLTESNFITPFALGRHLPLNTVAMFLGLLFFGWLWGIPGAVLAVPLTVCVKLVCDHVPTLAHIGELLDS, encoded by the coding sequence TTGCAGTTCGACCCGTCGGCGGGGTCGGGCGATGACGGAGACGCTCTACGGTCACCTCGACCGTCATCGCGGATCTCGATCGTCCTCGGCAGCCTTGTCGTAATCGCGACGCTGCGGCTCGGTCGGTCGCTCGTGCTACCCGTCGTCGTGGCGCTGCTGCTGACGCTCACCCTGAGCGCGCCGGTTCGCTGGCTGGAGCGCAAGCGCGTTCCCGGCCGGCTGGCAGCGGCAGTCGTCGTCTTCGGCGCACTTGCCGGCGGCATCTGCGCGACAACGCTCCTCGCCTCGCCGGCCATGGAATGGATCCTGTCCGCTCCCGCGACGATCGTGGCTCTCGAGGCGAAGGTCCGGCACATCACGATGCCGTTTGACGCGCTCCAGCGATCGGTGGATCGGATGCAGCTGGCGGCCGCGCCGCCCGCCCCCGACGCACCACGGACCGTGCAAGTCGCGACGCGTGGATTTTTCGATCAGCTGTCCGTCGACTCCCTGGCAGCCATCCCGGTCGCGCTGAGCGTCGTGTTCCTGACGTATTTTCTGCTCGCCAACGAACCTCTCGTGCGCCGCAAGCTCGCCGGTCTCCTGCCCGGAGGCTACGAGCTGCAGCGTCGAGAACACCTGCTCGGTGAGATCGAGCTCGCGGCCTCGCATTTTCTCGCGACGGTGGCCGTGATCAATATCGGCGTCGGCGCGACTACCGCATTGGCGCTTTGGGCCGTGGGGGTTCCGAATCCCGTGTTGTGGGGCGGTATCGCCGGGCTACTGAACTTCGTTCCGTACGTCGGGCCCATGGTGACGGTCGGCCTCATCGCCGTCGCCGCCTTGGCCGGCGTCGATCCGACCGCTCGTGCCCTCCTCGCCCCCGCTGCCTTCGTAGGCGTCCACCTGACCGAAAGCAACTTCATAACGCCGTTCGCCCTCGGACGTCACCTGCCGTTGAACACGGTCGCGATGTTTCTCGGACTCCTGTTCTTCGGATGGCTGTGGGGGATCCCCGGCGCCGTGCTCGCCGTGCCGCTCACCGTGTGCGTGAAG